CGAGAACTACAAGATCGCGCATGACATTAGCGCCTATAGCTTCCCGGCACTGGCCAAGGCCACCCGCGACATGCTGCGCCCGAATTCAGCCCTATTGACGTTGACCTATTTGGGCGCAGAACGCGCCATGCCGAGCTACAATGTCATGGGCATGGCCAAAGCCAGCCTGGAAGCCGGTGTACGCTACCTATCATACTCACTCGGCCCCAAAGGCATTCGTGTCAACGGTATTTCCGCCGGCCCGATCAAAACACTGGCAGCAGCCGGCATCAGTGGCTTCTCCAAGATTCTGCACCACGTGGCCGACACTGCCCCACTCAAGCGCGGCGTCACCATTGAAGAAGTCGGCAACGTAGCCGCCTTCCTGATGAGCGATCTCGCCTCTGGCATGACAGGTGAAATCACTTATGTAGATGCGGGTTACAACATCGTGGCACCGATGTCCGAAGAATAAACCACGTTGTCGCAAGCTGATGCTCACGACCGTGCAGGCGGCGCACCAACTTGCGAAACAGCCTTTCTCGCCCTATAATCGCGCCTTCATTTTGCCGATGTAGCT
The sequence above is drawn from the Chitinivorax sp. B genome and encodes:
- the fabI gene encoding enoyl-ACP reductase FabI, producing the protein MGFLANKRILITGLISNRSIAYGIAEAMHREGAELAFTYVVDKLKDRVVEMAKEFGSDIVIRCDVGSDDDINAMATELKTHWPEGFDGFVHSIGFAPREALSGDFLDAITRENYKIAHDISAYSFPALAKATRDMLRPNSALLTLTYLGAERAMPSYNVMGMAKASLEAGVRYLSYSLGPKGIRVNGISAGPIKTLAAAGISGFSKILHHVADTAPLKRGVTIEEVGNVAAFLMSDLASGMTGEITYVDAGYNIVAPMSEE